A single region of the Gossypium arboreum isolate Shixiya-1 chromosome 12, ASM2569848v2, whole genome shotgun sequence genome encodes:
- the LOC108476730 gene encoding glycine-rich RNA-binding protein GRP2A-like codes for MASADVDYRCFVGGLAWATDDRALEEAFSVYGEIVESKIINDRESGRSRGFGFVTFRDEKSMRDAIEGMNGQNLDGRNITVNEAQSRRSGGGGGEGYGGGSGGYKRSGGGGGYGRREGGYGGGRREGVFGNGGGYDGGGGGGGYGGGGGGYGGGGRYGGGGGGYGGGGGYGGGGGGGYGG; via the exons ATGGCTTCAGCTGATGTTGACTACCGATGCTTCGTCGGAGGGCTCGCTTGGGCCACCGATGACCGGGCTCTCGAAGAAGCCTTCAGTGTGTATGGCGAGATCGTCGAATCGAAG ATTATCAATGACCGTGAGTCTGGAAGATCCCGAGGCTTTGGGTTCGTAACTTTCCGTGACGAGAAATCTATGAGAGACGCTATTGAAGGAATGAACGGTCAGAATCTTGACGGAAGGAACATTACCGTAAACGAAGCCCAATCACGCCGAAGCGGTGGAGGCGGCGGTGAAGGATACGGAGGAGGAAGCGGAGGCTACAAAAGAAGTGGAGGAGGCGGAGGATATGGTCGCCGTGAAGGAGGCTATGGAGGTGGCCGTCGTGAGGGTGTATTCGGGAATGGTGGAGGATATGACGGCGGAGGCGGTGGTGGCGGATATGGCGGAGGCGGTGGAGGATATGGAGGCGGTGGCCGATATGGCGGAGGCGGTGGAGGATATGGAGGCGGTGGCGGATATGGCGGCGGTGGCGGTGGTGGATATGGAGGTTGA